From Zingiber officinale cultivar Zhangliang chromosome 5B, Zo_v1.1, whole genome shotgun sequence, the proteins below share one genomic window:
- the LOC121987711 gene encoding chitinase-like protein 1, translated as MAPRKKMIVLVLLLLAAAACTIAAASKTKKAGKVCDKGWECKGSVYCCNQTISDFFQVYQFENLFSKRNTPIAHAVGFWDYQAFITASADYQPLGFGTTGGKQTQMQEVAAFLGHVGSKTSCGYGVATGGPLAWGLCYNKELSPSQSYCDDTNFDYPCTPGVDYYGRGALPLYWNYNYGSIGDGIKADLLSHPEYLEQNATIAFQAAIYRWMTPMKKKQPSAHDVFVGKWKPTKNDTLAKRLPGFGATMNVLYGDVICGQGYIDSMNNIVSHYQYYLDLMGVGRDISGDNLDCAEQAAFNPSYKPSSTSSSA; from the exons ATGGCTCCGAGGAAGAAGATGATCGTGCTTGTGCTTCTGCTGCTGGCGGCGGCAGCATGCACCATAGCAGCGGCGTCGAAGACGAAGAAGGCTGGGAAGGTGTGCGACAAGGGGTGGGAGTGCAAGGGCAGCGTCTATTGCTGCAACCAGACCATCTCCGACTTCTTCCAGGTCTACCAGTTCGAGAACCTCTTCAGCAAGCGCAACACCCCCATCGCCCACGCCGTCGGCTTCTGGGACTACCAGGCCTTCATCACCGCCTCTGCCGATTACCAGCCCCTCGGCTTCGGCACCACCGGCGGAAAACAAACCCAGATGCAGGAGGTCGCCGCCTTCCTCGGCCACGTCGGCAGCAAAACCTCAT GTGGATATGGCGTTGCGACCGGCGGTCCTCTGGCGTGGGGCCTGTGCTACAACAAAGAGTTGAGCCCGAGCCAGTCCTACTGCGACGACACCAACTTCGACTATCCATGCACGCCCGGCGTCGACTACTACGGCCGCGGTGCTCTGCCGCTTTACTG GAACTACAACTACGGATCCATTGGGGACGGCATCAAGGCCGACCTCCTCAGCCACCCGGAATACCTGGAGCAGAACGCCACCATAGCCTTCCAAGCCGCCATCTACCGGTGGATGACGCCGATGAAGAAGAAGCAGCCGTCGGCGCACGACGTGTTCGTCGGGAAGTGGAAGCCGACTAAGAACGATACGCTGGCGAAGAGGCTGCCGGGCTTCGGAGCCACAATGAACGTGCTCTATGGCGACGTGATCTGCGGCCAGGGCTACATCGACAGCATGAACAACATCGTCTCGCACTACCAGTATTACCTCGACCTGATGGGCGTCGGCCGCGACATCTCCGGCGATAACTTGGACTGCGCCGAGCAGGCGGCGTTCAACCCATCGTATAAGCCGTCGTCGACGTCGTCCAGCGCATGA